The genome window GGCGACCAGGGCCAGGGAGTCCTTGGCGCCGAGGTTCTCGTAGATCCGGCGAGTGGCGTCGGAGCGGTTGAGGGTGTAGAAGTGCAGGCCGCGCACCTGATTGTCCAGGAGGTCGCGGCATTGCTCGGTAGCCCAGTGGACGCCCACCTTGGAGACGGCCTCGTTGTCGGCGCAACGGTCGATGGCCCGCAGCAGCTTGGCGGGGACGCGGGCACCGAGGGCCAACTCGAACATCCGCATCATCGTCTCGCGCGAGGTGATCGGCATGATCCCGGCCAGGATCGGCACGCGGATCCCGGCCAGGTCGCAGCGCTCGCGGAAGTCGTAGAAATCGTCGTTGCAGAAGAAGAGCTGGGTGCAGATGTAATCCGCCCCGGCGTCGACCTTGCGCTTGAGGTTGTCCATCTCCTCGCGACGGTTGGGCGTGCCGGGATGCCCCTCGGGGAAGCCGGCGACCCCCACGCCGAAGCCCCGCGTATCGGACGCGGGACGCGAGCGGACGAAGCGGACGAGTTGCTCGGCGAACTGGAAGGCGTCGGCCTTGGGGTCGTAGTTTTCGAGCGTCCGGGGCGGGTCGCCACGGAGGGCCAGGATATTCTCGATGCCGGAGGAGGCGTAGCGCTCGAGGATGCCGGTGAGTTCGGGCTCGGAGTGGCAGACGCAGGTCAGGTGCGAGACGGCCGTCAGGTTCGTCTGCTGCTGGATCCGGACGATCAGGTCGTGAGTGCGCTCGCGGGTCGAGCCGCCGGCACCGTAGGTCACGGAGACGAACGACGGCTGCAGCTCCTGGAGCCGGGCGATGTTCTCGAACAGGTCGGCCGACGCCTTGTCGGTCTTCGGCGGGAAGAACTCGAAGCTGAAGGTCGTGGGGTTGGCGTCGAAGATGTCGAGAATGTGCATGGTCGCTCCGTGTCGATGCCCGCGCCGTCGTCCGAAGCCTCGGCGGAAACCCAGGATAACGCCGTGGTGAGGCTCGCGGCAAGGTCGGCCGTCGTCGAGCCTCAGTCGACGGTCGCCTCGGGGTCGCCGCCGCCGCCCTCCCGCAACTCGGCGAGGCGTCGCTGCAACATCCCCAGGTGCATCCGGAGGTGATAAAACTCCTCCATGTAGCTGAGCGGCACGTCCAACCAGACTACCTGATGCTCGATTCCTCGCAGCCGTTCGATCTGACGGTCGAGATCGTCGCCCGAGATCCCCGCCGCCAGCCGCTGGTCGACGTCGCGAAGGGCGGCGTACCAACGGTAGATCTTGCGGCGGGTCCGCCATCGGATCAGAGGCGGCGCCGCGCGGAAGAGGGGCATCGCCAGCATGACCAGCGGGATCAGCATCAACTTGGCGCGGTCGGCCATCGAGGCCACCCAGAACGGCAGCATTCTCTGGAGGACCGGCTGGCCCGACGTATAGAACCGCTGGGCGTCCTCGCCGACGGGGAGGTCGCAGTACGACGCGGAGGGGAATTCGCGCGGCTCGTTGAGGACGTCTCCCCCGCCGTGGATGCGCCGGGCGGCCGTCAGAAGAACTGGTACGAGTGCAGGGTGGAAGTCGGCGCGGACTGCCAGCATAGCCGTGGGGGCCAGCAGGGCGACGTCCTTCGCCGGCACGTCCTGGGCCAGGTCGACAATCCCCGCCGGCAGAGTCACCGGCGCAAGGAACCGGAACCGACGGCGATACGCCTCCTGGCGTTCGAAAGAGAAGAGCCGGACCCCGTCGTTGTCCAGCAGGGAACGGATTGAGTCGGCCTCGAAGGCGGCGACGAAGAAAGCGGCGTCAAGCTCGCCTTTGCGGAGGGCTTCGGCCGCATTGGCAGCGTCGTGGCGGAAGAGTTTGACTGTTGGGCCTGTTCCGGGCGAGTCCTCTCCTTCGACCAGTCCGTTGGCGGCGAGCATCTTCAGGGCCACGGCCTGCGTCCCACTGCCGTCCGCGCCGACGCCGATCCGAGCCCCCTTCAGGTCGCCCAGCCGTCCGACGGGTTTCTCGACGCGGTGGAAGAGCCAAAGGGGCTCACGGTACAGGCTCCCCAGGGCGAGTACCTTCTCTCCCTGCGCTCCGCCAGCAACTCCGCTCTGGACGATCGCCAACGAGACGCCGGACTTGTCGTCGCCGAGAAGCTTCAGGTTCTCGACCGAGCCGGCGGTGTCGCGGATTTCCAGCGTCAGGCCATCTCTGCGCAACTCCTCGGCGTATCGCTCGGCGAAGCGGTGGTACGCGCCGCCGCGACCGCCGCCGGCCATCACGAGCCGTCGCGGCGGCGGGGGCTCGACGAACATGACGTAGGTCGCGACCATCGCCGCCAGGCAGACGCCGACGACCCACAGCCACACTCCGAACCCTCGGGTCATGCGCCCTCGTCGCCGCTGCGACCCGCCCGGGCGGGTCGATTCCGCGTCAACCATCCGGAAGCACTCGATCAGGTGAGGAGGATTCTTCCCAGGCCCGCCCACCCAATCTTAACTGGGAACCCCCAGGACGGCACGAGGGCGCCGGGTATGATGATTGCGGGATCATCTGGCCCGACGTTCCTCTTCGCAGCCGCACGGACCAGTCCCAAGGCGAGCCCGTCATGAAGCGTATTCGAATCTCTCACCGCACTGAGTACCACTACCACGAGCCCGTGCGGTTCGGCCCCCATCGGGCCCTGCTCCGCCCTCGCGAGGGCCACGACCTCCACATCGCCCGCTCCACGCTGGCCGTCGAGCCCAACGCCGACGTCCGCTGGTATCGCGACGTCTACGGCAACTCGATCGCCATCCTCAACTTCCTCGAAACTGGAGAGACGCTCCGTCTGGTCAGCGAGGTCGACGTCGACCTGTACGAAAACCAGCCCATCGACTGCGTCGTCGATCCCGTCGCCCAGTGGTACCCCTTTCAGTACGACGCGGCCGAGCAGGTTGAGATCGTCCCCTATCGCCTGCCGACGTATCCCCACGACGGCCCGGCAGTGCAGCAGTGGCTTGGGGATCTCTACACGCCGGGGCGGTTGACCCTCACGGCCGACCTTCTTAACGGGCTCAACAACCTCGTTTACAGGTCGTTCCAGTACAACCGTCGCGAGGAGCCAGGCGTGCAGATCCCCTGTGAGACCCTTCGGCTGGGGACCGGATCGTGCCGTGACTACGCCGTCTTCATGATGGAGGCCGCCCGGCACCTGGGCTTCGCCGCGCGGTTCGTCACAGGTTACATCCAGATGGGCGAGGGCCAGCACGGAGCGACCCACGCCTGGACCGAGATCTACATCCCCGGCGCCGGCTGGCGCGGATTCGACCCGACCAACGATAAGCCCGCCGGCTCCGAGCATGTCTCCGTCGCCGTCTCACGCGATCACGAGAAGGCCTCACCCCTCTCTGGCTCGTGGTTCGGCCCCGCCGGCGCGTTCAATCGTTTGGACGTCTCCGTCCAGGTCTTCGAACTGTAGTGCTCTCGGTAAGTGAGCCTCATCATTGCCTCGATCGCGGTCATCGGATTCGAGTGATGGAGGCTGTGCGTCAGTAGTTCGCGCTCGTCCCGTCGATCCCTCTCGTGTGGAGTCGGTTCGGGCGCAAGTTGTTTCTGGTATTGGTCTTATGGGATTTTGCGTTGGTCGGTGGTTCTCCCGATTTTCTTCGATTTTGACACTAAACCCGAGCCTCGAACAGGGGTTTAGTACCACGAATAGTGCCAAGCTCGAGGGCGGTCGAACTACTCCCCCTGCCCCATCCGGCTCTCGATCTAGGCGCATCCCCCCATCCGCCCGCCCAACGTGGTATACCTCCTACAGTCCGAGCCCGCAGGCTACGCGATTCGAGGGGGTCGTCATGTTTCAGTGGATGTACAAGCACGCGCCCAACGGGTTTTGGTACAAGGTACGTCGGAGGTGGGACCTGTCCCGGCTCTGGCTACGCAACCGAAGGACCGGAATCTCGATCATCGCGGCGTTCCTCTTGATCGCCGGCCTTTGGGCGACTTCCCTTTATCTCTCGTTCCTTTCGTCGACGCACAGCTGGCCCCAGAAGCTCGAAGGAATGGGCCAGGTCGGCGACTCCTTCGGCGCGGTCAACTCCCTCTTTACGGGACTGACGCTCTTCTTCCTGGTATTCACGATCCACCTCCAACGCAAAGAGATCGTGGAGAACCGGAGGGCGCTGGCCGAGGCGAACCGCGATCAATACCTGGCTGCGAGACTAAATGCGTCTGCCGCCCTGCTTGAGGCTTACGATCGCGATGGCAGTCGCTCAGCTTCCGAGGATGGGGTCTCGGGTCGCTACGCTAAGTGGGAGCGGGCCAGGCTTCGTCAGACGATCCGGTTGCTCGAGTGCGAGGCCAAGATCCACGTCTCGGGACGCTGGACGCAAGACCACGAAGTCGCATCGCTACTAATGCTTATTCGGGACATGTATCTTATGTGCTCGCATGAACGCCATGAGATAATATCGGACTTGAAAAAGTCGCCTGGGCCGAAAGACGCGACCTCCCTGGGACTTCTGCGGGATCGGCTATTGAAGCTCTACAGAGAATGGTACAAAGCCGTCAACAACGAATTGCTTCTCTTGTCGCACCGGGACAGCATTCCTATGAGACAAACGGTCGTCCAGTTGATCGAGTATCAGAAGGAGTTCATCTCGGCCATAGAGGCCTTCGCTTCGCAGGCACCCTTGACGAGTCTGGAGGCCTTCGACGATGAGCCGGCCCATCGAGGCTTGAACAAGACCGTGAACGCGCTCCTGAGCGGGCCCTCATTTCTCCTGATCACCATGAGGGAGCGTGCGGAGGAAGCGATCAGGAACGGGTGATATCGACCAAGGCCCCGCCGAGTAGGTCTTCTTCCTCTCATCGTGTGATATGAGCGAAGGATTGTCGCCGTTCAATACAAGGCATGGTTAGCGTCTCCATCCAAGAGTTGGACCATTTTCCCCCATAGAGGCTTCGCAGATGACCCCCGAAGATCCCCAACAACACTCGCCTGTATTCACCGGCCGTCTCTCATATGGGCGCCGGTGGACAACCGTAGAAACGAACGCAATCTTTGACCCGGCAAGCATTTGGGTGATGCAGAGCATCATCGTACCCGGCGAACAGACAAACGAAGGGGTCCTGATTGAATCGGTTACTCTTGTGTGGCGGGAGCTTGCTCGGCAACTGGCGGCCGACCCGTCGTTGGCTTTCCGAATTGATGCCCATGTTTGGGAAGGAATCGTGGCCGCAGCGTATAAGGCCGAGGGCTTCGACGAGGTGATCCTGACGCCAAGAAGCGGAGATTACGGCCGGGACGTCATCGCCATTAAAAAGGACTTCGGATCCATTCGTTTTATCGATCAGGTGAAGCGTTACAATCCCGAGAAGGTCATAGTCACCGCCGACGATGTCAGAGCGCTCGTGGGAGTGTTGCTGTCGGACTCGAAGGCCACGAAGGCCTTTGTCACCACCACCTCGGATTTTGCTCCGGGGATTATGACAGATCCTTTCATCTCGCAGCACATACCTTATCGCCTGGTTCTGCAGAACGGTTCTGCGCTGCGCGAGCGAATCAATAGACTCGCGGTGAGCGAACAGGCTTAACCGCCGACCTCCGCCTCCCCCCTCTCCAGACAGCCCAAGCACTCCCCGACCGTAACGTCCATCCCGAACTTGTTGCACCGCACCATCGACGAGCAACCGCAAGCCGGGTCTCCTGTGCGGGCCCTGCAGGACTGGACCTCGAGGAGTTGGTCGAGGGTCGGAGGCGAGTCCTCGACGCGGGCCGGCGCGGGCTCAAGCGGAGCCGGAGGCGGGGCCGCGCCCGAGGCGTGGCGGATCCAGTTGACGTCGGACGACAGGCCGCGAGCCGCCATCGTGCAGGCGAAGGCCGTCCCGGGCCGCTCGCCCACACACTGACCAGCAATCGGGCAATGCTCGCATTTCATCGCGTCGTCACCCCGAGATCGTTACGTCCATCGAGTAGGGGTTGCCGGTAAGCGGCGTCGGCGTCGGCGTGCAGACTCCGCCGGGAAGGGCGTCGGACGGCCCGAAGCCGGTCCCGCCGGCGAAGTGGAACGTCACGTTGAACGGCTCCAGCGAGTTGACCGTGAACCCGGTCGAGACGTCCGTTTTGAGGCCGGCTCCGCCCAGGCCGGTCCCCGAGCAGTTGCCCGGCACCCGCCAGTACCGGACCTTGTCCCGTGTGTAGTTGCCGGCGTACACGTCGGGCGGGCACGTCGCCCCGTTCCAGTAGCAGTAGCCGACGCACCAGTAGTAGCCCTGGGAGAGTTGCCAGCCGCCCGACGTCGACGACAGCGTGTACCATACGTAGATCGACCCGGTCCCGACCGTCTTCGGGCCGGCGATAGGAATGAACAGCCCGGTGTACGCGTCATAGCAGGTCATGCTCGCGACGCTGCTGCAGTCCGCCGCGTAGTTGTCGGCGTTGGGACGCAGCGAGCAGACGGTGAAGTCGCAGAGGGTCGACAGCGCGACCGACTGCGAGCCGCCGACGTCGGTCAGGGTCAGGCTTGTGGAGACCGGATAAGGCGTCGGCGTCGACGGCCCGAGCAGCGAACCGCAGCAGCGATAGCCGCTTGCGGCGAACAGTTGGACGCCTTGCGTGGTCGCCCCGGTGCAGCTTGAGAACGACCCAGAGGCCCCGTTGAACCTCCCGGATGGGTGGGTGACGGTATAGGTCCCCGAGGTCGCCCCATGGCCCAGCGTGACTTTCCCATCGGAGCCCGTCGTCCCGCTCGTGATGATGCCGCCGGTGCTGGTCATCGTGACCACGGCCCCGGGGAGCGGGTAATTGGAGCAACCAGTGATCGTCCACGTCCTCGAGCAGACGGGAGAGCATCCGCAGCAGTCGCCCGGGACGAGACCGATCATTGATACGACCTCATGAGCATGAGATGATGTTCAGCCACCACTGCCCGCAGATCCAGGCGAGGTTCACGGCTCTGCCAACTGGTATCGAGGACGCAAGGGTCTTGTCGTTCCAGACTTCGACAGGGTCGGTTTCGAGAGTCCACACCCCAGCGATCAAATAGGCGATCTTGGCCCGGCCGCTCGATGAAGGGCTTGCAAAGCTACCCGTTGGAATGGCCGTCGTCACCTGGGCCCGCACGATTGACGGAGTCCAGCCGGCCCCTCGACCCAGCGCAGAGTCGCCGGGGGGGCCCTTGCCGTCGAACCGGTCGACCAGCCGCTTGAGCTTGCGGGCCGACCCCTTGGTAAGGTTGACCGGCGTCGAATCGTCGTCCTTGGCCATCACGGGGTCCCCGCGCTGAAGAGGTCCGAGGGGAAGTCGAGGACGGAGAAATCGGCCTCAGGGTAGACGTCGAAGGACTTGTATACGGGATCGGCACCGACGGCTAACTTAGCGCCGGAGCCGTCGAGCGGAACCGGCGAGGAAACCGGGGCTCCCGTCTTATCGAGGATCTGCTTGTTGGGATTGCTCCCGTCCAACTCGCGGAACCCGCAGTCGAGGAGCCGAAGCGTCCAGCCAGGGAGCACGGTCACGTCGTCGCCGCCGTCGACAATGACGATCGGCTTTCGGATCGCGAAGACGTACGACGTATCCCACGCCCAGGAACTGGTGTCGGAGTTCCAGGTCCGGTCCGCCGTGATCGACCGGCAGAGCACGGAGCCCGCAGGCCACCCCAACCACTCGGCGTCGTTGACGTGCCACTCGAGGGCCTCGGCGATCGAGTCGTCGAAGGTCTTCTGGAGCCGGCCGATCTCGTACACGCGGACGGATGCCGGGATCGTCGGCGAGTCCTCGAAGGGATCGTCGGCGGAGTTGAGGACGGGATCCCCGTTACGATCATAGGCGACGGCGACCTCTTGCTCCTCGCCTCGGTTACGGAGAGAAGGGGGCTCGGCGAACGGGTCGCGGACGCCGGTGTCGGGGTCGACCGCTTCCTGGTTGCTCGAATAGCGGCCGAATCGGATCGTGGCCTTATACGTCCGCCCGTCCTCGGCCGTCGGCTGGACGTCGACGGCGAGGAGCTTGGCCCGGACGTCGGTCTCGAGGGCCGTCCCGGTGAGCGGGTAGCGGTAGGTCGCATTCCAGGCCAGGCCGGTCGCCTGCATGATCGCGAGCGGGCCCGGAGGCGGGTCGTCGACCTCAGCCTCGACCTGAACCTCGACCGTGTAGCTGAACCCGTCCTGCAGCGTCCAGCCGCCGGATGCGCCTCCGTAGATATCGGCAATCGTCAATGCCACGGCTCAGCCTCCTTACAGGTTGACGACCTCGACGACTACCGCCGCCGACTGCTTGGTCAGCCACTCGCCGAATTTCCGGCCGAGGTCGACCTGCGCCGCGACCATCTTGCCCGTGTTGTCCGCCGTGGCCTTGGCCGCTTTGGCCGAGTCGTCCTTGCCGACCCCGTACCGCGACTTGAGGACTATATCGGCCGCCTCCTTGGAGCCCGCGGCGTAGGCGCCGGCGAACCGGTCGCGGTCCTCCTTGGGCTTGTCCTCGACGGCCTTCTCCGCGGCCTTCTCGGCCGTCTTCTGCTCTTGCTGCCGTTGCGGTCCGGCGACCGCGAGGGGGGCCGTCCGCTGGGCCTCGAGCTTGGCTTTGGCCTCCTCGATCTCCTTGCGGGCTCTGGCCAGGTAGCCCTCCTCAGCCTTCCCGGAGGGCGAGAACATCGCGCTGAAAGCCTCCTGGGCCTTGGCCGCCGAACCCTTGGAGATCTGCTCGGCCTGCGAGGCGAACTCTCGGAGGTTGCCCGCGGCGGTCCTGGCCCACTGGCCGGCTCCAATCCGAGCCATCGCCTCGAGGACCGAGGCCAGCCCTGAGGCGACCTTGCCAACCCCCGACTGGATATAGCTGAACACCTCGAGGGCCGCCCCCTTGAGCGCGTACCAGGACTTGGTGACCAGGCCGACGGCTCCATTCCAGGCCGACGTCGCGACCCCGGCGACGTCGAGGCCGCCGAGGGCCTCGGCCATCGTCGACGAGATCCAGGTCGTGAGATCCTGCCAGGCCAGCGAGCCCGCCAGGAGGGCCGTGTTGACGGCCTGCAGGCCCAGGCCAAGGGCCGGAGCGACCGTCGAGCCGAGCGTCTCCCACAAGGTCTCGAGCCGCCCCCAGAGTTCGGCCATCTGGGCCGCGGTCCCGGTCGACTCCCGGTTGAGGGCCCCGGAATCTTTGGCCAGACCCTTTTGGATCAACGACATTCGCGCCTGGACCTTGGCCGCGTTGTCGAGGGCCTCGCCCTGCTTGACCAGGCCCAGCGTGAGAGCCTCGTTTTCGACGGACGCCTCGTCGATCAGGATGCCCCACTCCTTGAGGGGCTCGGCCTCGCCGGAGAGGCCGCTGCGGATCTTTTGCAAGGCCTGGTCCAGGGGGACGTCGCGGAACGCCGCGGCGTCGGCCGCCAACTGTGAGAGGCTGGTCGAGAGGGTCGCCGCGTCGGTCTGAGCGTAGCCCATACCCTGCAACATTCCGCCGAGGGCCGAGGCCCCGTCCAGAAACTCCTTGCGTGAGACTCCGAAGGCCTTATTCATATTTTCGGCCGTCGCAATCACTCCCGCGCCCGACTCGCCGAAGACCTGGTTGGTCTTGTTGTAGGTCTCCGTCAGGTGCGCGGCCTCGCCGGCCGCCTTGACGCCGAGAATGCCCCCGGCGACGACGGCCGCCGCCCCGACCTTGGCCAGCGACGAACCGACCGAAACGAGCGAGGTCTGGAGCTTGGAGGCGCCGACTTTCGCCACCCCCCATCCGATCCGGGCCAGCCCGCCCCCGGCCTGTCCCGCGCCGGAGCCGACCCTGGTCAACTGGATCGCGAGGGGGCCGAGGTTGCCCGTCCCTCCCTTGAAGGAGTCCCGAAGCAGGTATCCCATCGACTCGCCGGCGTCGGCGACCTTGGCCAACCCCTTCGCGATCGAGCGAGAGCCCGCGCCGAAGTCCTTGGAGACCGCCGACGACCAGGACTGGACCATTGTCGAGGCCTTGGCCAGGCCCTTGGCCAACTCGCCTGTGGAGGCTTTGAGATTGATAGCGATCGATCCGATCAGCATCTGATCACTCCTTGCCCAGGAGGCGGACCTGGTGCATGACCCCGGCGAGGATCAGCCGCTGGGCGATCTCTCGAGCTTTCGGGCCCTGGGCCGCGTAGGCCGGTGCCATGAACGGGTGACCGACGTGCGTCGAGTCGCCCAACTCGACGCGCGGCGCGTACCAGGCGCCCCCCTCGGCGGAGTCCTTGTCGACGCGCACGTCGAGCCCTACGACGCCCTTGCGCCTCACCTTGGGTTTGACCGCTCGCAGCTTGATCGACCGCTTGAGGGCCCCGGATTCCACGGGGGCGTTGGCCTTGGCCGCGGCGAGGACCGGCTTGAGGGCTTGGCGGATCGCCTGGCGGACGACTTTCTTGCCGATCGCCGGCTCCAGTTGCCGGAGCCGCCGGTCGATTTCCTCGATCCCCGTGACAATCGTCGCCTTGGACTTGGCCATCGGTCAGACCCTCCGATCCGAGACCCGGCCGCCCATCAGCCGAGCGAGGTAGTCGACCCCGTCCTCGGCGGAGAGGGGAGGTCCGACCGGCTTGGGTTGGGGCTTGGCCGGTCGCAAAATGAAGTCCTCGAGGGCGAGCTTGCGCTTGCCGTCGGAGTGGACCAGGGCCGTGATCCAGGATAGGTGGCCGAACAGCAGTTGCAGGTCGGGCAGGCCCTCGGCCTGGTGGTACTTGCACCAGGTCCGCCATTCATCGGCGGGCATCTGATCCAACTCCCACAGGCACTTGCCGAGGGCCAGGCCGAGGCGACATTTGAGCACCTCCTCGGCCGTCAGGCTTTTTTTTCGAGCGCCTCGACCTCGTCCTTGGTGAGGCGGTTGACCCGGGCCACGGCCTCCTGGACGCGCTGTAAGAACACGACGTCAAGCTCCTTGAGCTTGTCGAGGTCGGCGAGACCGAAAGCCAGCTTGCCGTTCTCGTCGCAGACCCCGGCGACGGCGAACCGCGCCAGGAAGTCCTCGAGGGCCGGCTTGTCGGCCATCCAAGCCTCGAAACGACCCAACTCGCCGGCGCTCATGGCGCGAACGTGGAGCGGACCGAAATCCTCGATCTCGACCCGCTCGACCTTGGGCTTGGGGCCCGCCAGGAAGGATTCGCGAATGCTCATGATTAGCTCCCGCTGACGGTCGTGATCACCACGGCGCCCGTGCATTTGATCGTGACGGAGACCTCGGTCACGTCCTCGACGCCGCCCGCCGACGGCGAAAAATCGGTCAAAAAGCCGTCGACCGTGAACAGGGTCGCCGGAGTCGTCGGAAAGCTGACCTGCCAGGACTTGACCACGGGGGCGTCGGCCAGGCCGGCGAGGTAGACCTGGTTCGCGTCGGCCGGATCCATCTGGATCGTGGCCGAGATCTCGCCGCCGTCGGGGATTCCGGGGCGGTAGGTCTTGCGGGTGCTCGAGAGATTCGTGGTCTCGATCGAGCCGACCGACGAGGACGGGCCGTCGATCGAGGTGATCTGGCCGA of Paludisphaera rhizosphaerae contains these proteins:
- a CDS encoding phage tail tube protein, with protein sequence MSIYIGQGTTLSVAKVAGTYTALGQITSIDGPSSSVGSIETTNLSSTRKTYRPGIPDGGEISATIQMDPADANQVYLAGLADAPVVKSWQVSFPTTPATLFTVDGFLTDFSPSAGGVEDVTEVSVTIKCTGAVVITTVSGS
- a CDS encoding HK97-gp10 family putative phage morphogenesis protein; translation: MAKSKATIVTGIEEIDRRLRQLEPAIGKKVVRQAIRQALKPVLAAAKANAPVESGALKRSIKLRAVKPKVRRKGVVGLDVRVDKDSAEGGAWYAPRVELGDSTHVGHPFMAPAYAAQGPKAREIAQRLILAGVMHQVRLLGKE
- the metF gene encoding methylenetetrahydrofolate reductase [NAD(P)H]; this encodes MHILDIFDANPTTFSFEFFPPKTDKASADLFENIARLQELQPSFVSVTYGAGGSTRERTHDLIVRIQQQTNLTAVSHLTCVCHSEPELTGILERYASSGIENILALRGDPPRTLENYDPKADAFQFAEQLVRFVRSRPASDTRGFGVGVAGFPEGHPGTPNRREEMDNLKRKVDAGADYICTQLFFCNDDFYDFRERCDLAGIRVPILAGIMPITSRETMMRMFELALGARVPAKLLRAIDRCADNEAVSKVGVHWATEQCRDLLDNQVRGLHFYTLNRSDATRRIYENLGAKDSLALVARRPA
- a CDS encoding TAXI family TRAP transporter solute-binding subunit, whose amino-acid sequence is MTRGFGVWLWVVGVCLAAMVATYVMFVEPPPPRRLVMAGGGRGGAYHRFAERYAEELRRDGLTLEIRDTAGSVENLKLLGDDKSGVSLAIVQSGVAGGAQGEKVLALGSLYREPLWLFHRVEKPVGRLGDLKGARIGVGADGSGTQAVALKMLAANGLVEGEDSPGTGPTVKLFRHDAANAAEALRKGELDAAFFVAAFEADSIRSLLDNDGVRLFSFERQEAYRRRFRFLAPVTLPAGIVDLAQDVPAKDVALLAPTAMLAVRADFHPALVPVLLTAARRIHGGGDVLNEPREFPSASYCDLPVGEDAQRFYTSGQPVLQRMLPFWVASMADRAKLMLIPLVMLAMPLFRAAPPLIRWRTRRKIYRWYAALRDVDQRLAAGISGDDLDRQIERLRGIEHQVVWLDVPLSYMEEFYHLRMHLGMLQRRLAELREGGGGDPEATVD
- a CDS encoding transglutaminase family protein gives rise to the protein MKRIRISHRTEYHYHEPVRFGPHRALLRPREGHDLHIARSTLAVEPNADVRWYRDVYGNSIAILNFLETGETLRLVSEVDVDLYENQPIDCVVDPVAQWYPFQYDAAEQVEIVPYRLPTYPHDGPAVQQWLGDLYTPGRLTLTADLLNGLNNLVYRSFQYNRREEPGVQIPCETLRLGTGSCRDYAVFMMEAARHLGFAARFVTGYIQMGEGQHGATHAWTEIYIPGAGWRGFDPTNDKPAGSEHVSVAVSRDHEKASPLSGSWFGPAGAFNRLDVSVQVFEL
- a CDS encoding carboxypeptidase-like regulatory domain-containing protein; amino-acid sequence: MIGLVPGDCCGCSPVCSRTWTITGCSNYPLPGAVVTMTSTGGIITSGTTGSDGKVTLGHGATSGTYTVTHPSGRFNGASGSFSSCTGATTQGVQLFAASGYRCCGSLLGPSTPTPYPVSTSLTLTDVGGSQSVALSTLCDFTVCSLRPNADNYAADCSSVASMTCYDAYTGLFIPIAGPKTVGTGSIYVWYTLSSTSGGWQLSQGYYWCVGYCYWNGATCPPDVYAGNYTRDKVRYWRVPGNCSGTGLGGAGLKTDVSTGFTVNSLEPFNVTFHFAGGTGFGPSDALPGGVCTPTPTPLTGNPYSMDVTISG
- a CDS encoding restriction endonuclease, with the protein product MTPEDPQQHSPVFTGRLSYGRRWTTVETNAIFDPASIWVMQSIIVPGEQTNEGVLIESVTLVWRELARQLAADPSLAFRIDAHVWEGIVAAAYKAEGFDEVILTPRSGDYGRDVIAIKKDFGSIRFIDQVKRYNPEKVIVTADDVRALVGVLLSDSKATKAFVTTTSDFAPGIMTDPFISQHIPYRLVLQNGSALRERINRLAVSEQA